The window CCAGGTCCACCGCCGCCTGAAAACGTCAGCAAAAGTTGTGAAGATCGTGTAAGATTTGTGGGGTGTTCGTCAACAAAAGTTGTGAAGATCGTGTTAGGTTTGTGGGGTTTTCGTCAACAAAAGTGTGAAGATCGTGTTAGGTTTGTGGGGTTTTCGTCAACAAAAGTGTGAAGATCGTGTAAGTTTTGTGGGGTGTTCGTCAGCAAAAGTTGTGAAGATCGTGTTAGTTTTGTGGGGTGTTCGTCAGCAAAAGTTGTGAAGATCGTGTAAGTTTTGTGGGGTTTTTGTCAGCAAAAGTTGTGAAGATCGTGTTAGTTTTGTGGGGTGTTCGTCAGCAAAAGTTGTGAAGATCGTATTAGGTTTGTGGGGTGTTCGTCAACAAAGATGTGAAGATCGTGTTaggtttgtgggttttttgtcaTCAAAAGTTGTGAAAATCGTGTTggattttttgtgttttttttgttttgtaatgcgTCATGCACATAAAAAATGTTTCAATTACTATCGGTCGTGCACTTTTCGTTTTAAAATTCGCATGTCAATGTATCTGcttgaaaacagtgtcagcatCCAGGAAGAATGGGCTGCCCACAAAGTAATTGATTTGGATCAACAAATTCAACATCAAAAGTCAGCAGAAAATGGAAAGCAGTGGCTTCTATATACGTACACAAACATTAATTTCAGCTGTCATAAAAGTGACCAGAAAACGGTGAATGAGTGTGCATGTTCGAGTGGACGTTAGCCTGTCTATTTGCTTGCGTGTTTGTCTATCTGACTGTATgcatagacggatagacagatgtCACTGATGTGTAAATGAACGTAAAATATCAGTCAGTATTCCGTGAAACAGGGCAAATGAAATTGGTTACACAGATATCACAGTAAACTTTCGCTTGTATGCAAGCAACAAAACTAATGTTACATGCCATACTTAATCAGCAACGCGCAAGGAACAGAATTTCAGAACAGTGTTTTCAATACTCAAAATTCAGAACAGCCAAGAAagaagagacaaaaagagagaacaGAAAGGACGCAAGGGAGGTAAACCAGACAGATACGTTCCATCCTTTCATCAAAGAAACGTACGCGTTGTCTCCCCTGCGCGGCCACGACAACCGTAAACAGGTAGGTGCCGTTGTAGGGTGCCGTAAAGCGGCCCGTGTCCATGTCGAAAGCTCCGCCCACATTGGTGATGACGCTGTCAAAGACGAGGTCGGTGTTGTCCGTAACGGGACCCTTGTTGTCCTTCAGGCCAGCAAAGAATGCCACCTTCGGCACGTTGGGGCCATTTTGTCCTGGAAGAGAAAAGACCTTGACATTCGGATGTAATGACCTCAGTGGAAGAAGTGGCCAATCAGGGACACATACGCCAATTGCTGTATTCCTTATAAGGTAAAGGAAGTCCTAAATTGAGCCCAAAATCGACTCCGCGAAGACTTCGCTGAaaattcagtgctaaagcttcatgcggccagcttcgcgaactATACTTCGCGTCAGTAGTCGACTTCACCAAATTAAGGACAGGCTATAGCTTTGAAAAGGtttcgtttttggctcacgtaagtgtagcctatgcgatggtaaactttgtctgtctgtgcgtgcgtgtccgcgtatgtatgtatgtgtgtatgtctgtggtagaaactttaacatttttggctaaacaccgaaatactcatttcacgtggttaattttcaagcaccatcttcaaattattgaagcaatgatcaacattgtgtcggcatgtgtgtagttaaagcgtgtatccaaagaaaacgggtggtggggggttttgaaggggtacaagcagttgactgatttgtgtcgtgtttggcatgtagacggcaggtcaggtgtcaagatcaggtcaggggtcgcgcgaaggattgtggtccagttctcacctcgccgattcgccggggaagacgatttcatgttgttcggtttctaagctccagaaaagtaaataaagaagataccaaagggagatttcctacaatttgatctgcacagcgtgtttccaatgtccacgcgaggaagagctgtcgaaagcgcggcagtcagtgtcgatcttgcagccgtatcccggtaagttcagagacagatctagtgtctcccactctgataacgtgtcacctactgttaatccgttttgttttaatttctttttatttcagcagacacggatgtcaaacacagtgctaggcagtcacctctagtgaaatgagttgatctaaagtgcctgtaatgtttggatgtctttgctcgtggttcgatttatgtgaatttcaagacttgcagtagagtctcaagttaagtttactctgcccgaaaaaaactgtccaccatttacttgaacatgcagatataaggaaacggaatgaatctgttctcaaagtcaaaatgatcacgattttttcctcagattcaaaacatgcactgtcatggttttgtctgtacaatttagtaagtcttaagtactttgcaacaacttccttgaacgtgaaagacagtttttgaatgctagatctgtatcgcgtttcattccagactcgatcctctatTTGATTGTAGAtatactgtttgctgtttacgcactatcatatgattcgctatgtaacgtttggtaagcttaccttgccacagctttcttgtctttgttggcatttctggctgtgctgaccgtcagaattattttaagaaccaggctgctgcagtcgacatgtttcgcatattgtagggttaccatgctgcataggtaaagtggcttgtataacctgactattctgtttcaaaacactgtttatatttgtgtaggttgtagtcatcataactaatcgcattttgccatttgtttcagaaaggaggttaacctacaacaagatcgacgctatgtcagatatatgcctcagccacatgaagacttccgaatttagatctactcggcatggtgacaagtcttgatgaaaagtataggactgaggacagcagtggaaaaagtgcccacatggcaggtacctaacctattaccctagtcattttatctgtttgccttcttttgaaaattatacatggagttgatatgatgcgttagttttaactgtgtgtgtgtgtgtgtgtgtgtgtgtgtgtgtgtgtgtgtgtgtgtgtgtgtgtgtgtgtgtgtgtgtgtgtgtgtgtgtgtgtgtgtgttacggagtgagtgagtttgtgttatgttactgtttgttgatttcttacgggagccttgaaggcttcgcctcttgtttctgaaTTGATTTAGAATGTTATCACGAATGTTTTAATgattgcccccctcccccctccccctcccctcactcTTTCTGCACTTGATAATAtggttttatgtgtgtttgtatgaatgtttttgtttggttggttgtattttggtgtttttttgcgtttgtttgtttgtttgtttgtttgttcgtttgtttgtgcgttttaatttttacttgtttgttctttcaacatttataaaacgtatACTCCTTAGATAGGCCTCTCACATTGGCgaaggctggatgtaaaaagaaaaaagcacctgtttgcttatgccgttaccctcgttaataaagactttttcttgtcttgtcttgtcttgtcttgtcttgtcttgtctctctctctctctctctctctctccctctctctctctctctctctctctctcttgctctctcttgctctttctcgctccctctctccccctctctctctctctctctttctctctctctctctctctctctctctctctctctctctctctctctctctccctctctctttgtccctaTATGCCTGCGTGTCTGTCTATATTTCATTGACTCACCAGTGGGTCCAGGCAAGCCAGGAGCCCCGTCTTTGCCAGAGCTCCCGGGCTGTCCGGGTTTTCCCGCGGGGCCTCTGGGGCCCTGGATAGGCAGGGTGATGGGAACCCCGGTCTTCGGGCTCTTGCACGACACCTCCAAGTGACACGCTTCGGTCACGTCCGCCACCTCGTCCATCTGAGACAGATCCCGTTCCACGTTCCGGTTCCGGTTGCGGTTCCGGTTTCGGTTTCTGCGCGGTTCCTTCTTGGCGCAGGTGATGGTGCCCAGCAGACAGGAAGTGAGGAGGACTGAGAAGAGGATGGTGGTTTGTTTGAGACGCATTCTGGAATAAAGAGAGCAGATGGTTGGTTGGCGGGTACATTGATTTGGTttggtgggttggttggttggttggttggttacttGGTTGGCTTGTCAGACGCGATGTTGCTTTCACACACGGTTtcattggagagagagagagagagagagagagagagagagagagagagagagagagagagagagagagagagagagagagagagactgacataGATTTCATTGCGTAGGCCAACGACCTATTCACAAACATGGTGGAAAATATTATTTGTAATTAAAGTGAAAAGCAAAACTTACACACACGAACAGACCACAATTGGTTTGCATACCCCCGAGTCCAagggggctgggccgctattgcgcgggtccgctattgcgcgggtccgctattgcgcgggtccgctattgcgcgaatctaaccctaaccctaaccctaaccctaaagattcgcgcaatagcggccccgcgcaatagcggcccgcgcaatagcgggccgaccccgaGTCCAAGTGCTTCAGGCAGCAGCTTCAACAACTTGGCAAAAGTTACTACCACCTACTAACACCAACACTAACAtcccttcccacacacacacacaaaactggtTCTCAAAAACATGTAACGTGTGAATAGCATGCTCAAAATCCTTCCAAGCGTTCTTCACGCGTCTTAAGTGCATacaaaaatgtacacatatCAACGTTTCTGATCTGTACTAAAGAGGCTCTCAATATCATATCttcaaaatagagagagaagataAGAAAAGATACGATAAGATACGATTAGTTAAGATACATTTTATCTACGAGGGTTATGATATTAGCAgttgctgggttttttttgccTTTGAGGGACAAAATACCAACTAAAACACCAAAAGAtttaagagggagagagacagagaaaaagagagaaaataacaCATTGACACAAACAGTATCAATGCCAGAGAAATGTTGTTGCTCCGCtaaaacacaaaaccaaaccaaaacccAACACAGTTTCTTTTCCCTATCTCTTTACTCTCCATTTTCAATCGACGGGATACCACGTGGAGACCTCGTCATCTTCACAGTCGCCGTTCGTCGATCGACACTTGTATTGACAAACTGTCACTGCATTGTAGACACACTTACCAATCCCAGGAGGAATCTGAGAGCACCACAGAATATTTGATGTCCTTCAGAACCGTGAATTAATGATATTTTTTGCAACGCGGAAAAGATCGAGCTTTTACTTTGTCCAGGAAGAAGGTCGAAAGGTTGAAACGAACcatagaaaaacacacacacatgctgaacctaaaacaaacaaaacaaagttaaaaaacaaaggataactgtactcaccgatacaaagacgacacaagacgattacgaattttcgcttctggaagcttcatcaggaaaaacaggaacacaaaagacaacaaaaagcagacgcaacacggaacaaacaaaacaacataaacaaacaaatcacacaCCTAAAATAAAACGAAGGAGGTTTTGTTTCGATGAAGAAGATGGAGGGCAAACAATAGGGTGAAATCACACAAATgctgaataaaacaaaacaaaaaacagaaatCTTAAGTCATAAACGAAAAAGCACAAACAACACAGAAGCCAACTTTATGGTTGGGGCCTGTTGTTGCCATTCAATATCGACAGGCTATTCCAGCCTCTttgaacacacaaaaaatacatATTTCAGTGAATAAAATCCTCTAataatatgtatgtatgtggttgTGTGGGTGTTCATCTCTTTCTGGAACTGTGTTCTGTATGTCTTCTACATACAAGCGTATGTGTGATGTGCCTACGTGCACGCACTTGCATGTGCACATTTAATCGTGCAAGCGTAGGCGTCTTGCTTTGGGTTATTTTAATCAACTGTTCACATTCGGGAAAAAGACGTGATCTTTATACCGACCGTCCAGCAAAGTCATGCTTCGGGCAAAATCGATTTTTATACACGTAAAGAAAAAATCCTTTTATATtagcttttcacacacacacacacacacacacacacacacacaaacacatacacacacacacacacacacacacacacacacacacacacacacacacacacacacacacacacacacacacacacacacactaaaaaaggaaataaagaaaaagagggTCGGGGTATACATGGATTGAGTGTACGCATGTCGCCACAAATGAATTTTTCACATGTCTGTAAGCAGCGCTTGGGTATTCAATGGACTTCATATATTCCACAAAAAgtttctcttctttttattacctttttttcttttttttttcttcttttttttcattttccgcGGATTTTGCATCACCTTATACTTATGAAATCGATATGCACAAGTCAGTGAAACCGAATATGAGGACATTAACCTAAACGACGAGTGAAGGAAGCTGCTGTTTGAAGATGGAAAAGTAAACTTCCTGTTGAGAAAAAATAATATAGTCAGCCACCTTATTTCGATCGCTACCATCATACCACATGGAAATTGCGGTCTTGGTCTTGGACGTTACACATCTTTGTAAATTGGAATACACGTtttctgaatttaaaaaaaatggttttgttACGATAAGATTTGTTTGGGGGAACATGGGTGGTCGTACCCAGAGGAGAGTCTTCTTCCAGGTAAAGTTTCTGTTTcaaacaaaaatccaaaaacaattagATTGCCAAAGTTTCAaacttcagaatcaaaa of the Littorina saxatilis isolate snail1 linkage group LG14, US_GU_Lsax_2.0, whole genome shotgun sequence genome contains:
- the LOC138947226 gene encoding complement C1q-like protein 4; translated protein: MRLKQTTILFSVLLTSCLLGTITCAKKEPRRNRNRNRNRNRNVERDLSQMDEVADVTEACHLEVSCKSPKTGVPITLPIQGPRGPAGKPGQPGSSGKDGAPGLPGPTGQNGPNVPKVAFFAGLKDNKGPVTDNTDLVFDSVITNVGGAFDMDTGRFTAPYNGTYLFTVVVAAQGRQRAAVDLVVDGRMVATIWAESIPYWASATNSAILTLKGGDQVWLVLLSRASYIHGYMYSTFSGFCLFPDPSD